A genomic window from Syntrophus gentianae includes:
- the cybH gene encoding Ni/Fe-hydrogenase, b-type cytochrome subunit encodes MENIVEKKHWSVAIRIHHWAMAIAIFVLIGTGFLIAEPCTILGGETSQKFFVGEVRFWHILFGVLLAFLFLWRIYLAFFSQFKADWKDFLAFTYIPYTIQQLKFYLLIDKNPPPHTGLYGPMQSLAYLGLLFMVFLIVITGFILMGAGYHAAGLTAIMATILKPVENLLGGLATVRTIHHILTWGFVLFIVVHIYMAFWYDAVLKEGTLSSMVTGNMFQKGKH; translated from the coding sequence ATGGAAAACATTGTCGAAAAAAAGCACTGGTCCGTGGCGATACGCATTCATCACTGGGCCATGGCGATTGCCATTTTTGTCCTGATCGGAACGGGATTTCTGATCGCGGAACCCTGCACGATCCTTGGCGGCGAAACTTCCCAGAAGTTTTTCGTGGGGGAAGTCCGCTTCTGGCATATCCTCTTCGGGGTCCTGCTGGCCTTTCTGTTCCTCTGGAGGATCTACCTGGCCTTCTTCTCCCAGTTCAAGGCGGACTGGAAGGACTTTCTGGCCTTCACCTACATCCCCTACACGATCCAGCAGCTCAAGTTCTACCTGCTCATCGATAAGAACCCGCCTCCCCATACGGGGCTCTATGGTCCCATGCAGTCCCTCGCCTATCTGGGACTCCTGTTCATGGTCTTCCTCATCGTGATCACCGGGTTCATTCTCATGGGGGCCGGCTACCACGCGGCAGGATTGACCGCCATTATGGCCACGATCCTCAAGCCCGTGGAGAATCTGCTGGGAGGTCTGGCCACGGTGCGCACCATTCACCATATCCTGACCTGGGGATTCGTCCTCTTTATCGTTGTTCACATCTACATGGCCTTCTGGTATGATGCCGTCCTGAAAGAAGGAACCCTTTCCTCCATGGTCACTGGAAACATGTTCCAGAAGGGGAAGCACTGA
- a CDS encoding hydrogenase maturation protease, which translates to MTEKQEITILGLGNILMKDDGFGVHFLRWFEERWALPDSVRNVEGGVMAYALLEPVCSCRHLIVVDVLKVADEPGSVYRFTLAEIEPKLPPPTSAHEVQFLDVLCKAELLGEAPEVVFLCIVPADFREMDLELSPLMREKFPLMEKLLIDELQRHSVAPVKIHA; encoded by the coding sequence ATGACGGAAAAACAAGAGATCACCATTCTTGGGCTGGGCAACATCCTGATGAAGGATGACGGCTTCGGCGTCCACTTTCTCCGCTGGTTCGAAGAGCGATGGGCTCTGCCCGATTCGGTCCGGAACGTCGAAGGCGGGGTAATGGCTTATGCCCTGCTGGAGCCGGTCTGCAGCTGCCGGCATCTTATCGTGGTCGATGTGCTCAAGGTTGCCGACGAACCGGGATCGGTCTACCGGTTCACCCTCGCGGAGATTGAGCCAAAACTCCCACCGCCGACCTCCGCCCACGAGGTGCAGTTTCTCGATGTCCTCTGCAAGGCGGAACTGCTCGGAGAAGCCCCGGAGGTCGTCTTTCTCTGCATCGTCCCGGCCGATTTCCGGGAGATGGACCTGGAACTGTCCCCGCTGATGCGGGAGAAGTTTCCCCTCATGGAAAAACTGCTGATCGATGAATTGCAACGCCATTCCGTTGCCCCGGTAAAAATTCATGCATGA